The Bdellovibrionales bacterium genome segment CAAGATAAGCAATCAAAACGAGAAGTCCACCAAACAGAGTTTCGAGATAACAACCGAATACGAATAGGAACGCCATGTTAAAAGCAAAATGAGAAAATCCACTGTGCACAAATTGATAATTGATCCAATATTCAAAACCAATGTGATCAGAATTCAAACCAAGAACAAAACTCGGATGGCCATCCTGAATCTTCCTGAGCTCTGCAAACTTCTCGATCCACCATCCTCGGGCAACTTGATCCCCCTTAAAGGGATAACTGGGGGCTTCCCTTAAAAACTTGTCACTGCGAAGAGCGAGATTCCCCAATAACTTGGTTTTGTCTTCATCACCATTGAGTGATTTTAGCGAAAGTGACTTCATCAGAGGACTGTAAAATGCCTGGTTATCATTGATAAATTCAGCGTAAAAATGACCCTGATAAGAAATGTAGTATTCGTCTTCAAAGGCCTTATCGAGGTTATCTTGAGCCCTATTAAGATCAGACATGGTTGAGATCATAACTAAAACATTGAGCCCAAAAAGAATCCAAGTAATTGGACATTTTTGAAATCTAAGAATTCCGTAGAGGTAGGGTATTATCACTTGTTTTTAAACTCCTCGATGAGAGACTTGCTAACCAACTCAAACTGGCTCCCACTGGCGGGATGCCGATCTACAGTCAGCTTTGCCTGAATCGGCAAAAGCTCTTTCAAAAGAAGATAAGCAGACTTCAACTCACCTACTTTAAATCCAGCAATTATTATTTCCTCCCGTGTTTTTGAATCAATTCTGCCTCCATCGTCTTTGACGAGGGTCTGGCCGATTTCCCAACTGCGGCCAAAATTCTTCAATCGATAGTAGTTGTTGAAAAGTTTCTGACCACGCTGTCTCCAATGAGGAGTCAACACCTCGTGCTTCCATTCTGAATAGAGGGCCTCAAGATCAAATGAACTTTGGGCCGAACTGGCCAAATAGTGACGAGCTTCCTCACGGTAGTTCTCCGAAGCCTTTTTATCTTGTGCCAACTTCCAAAGCTCCCGTCGCCCTTCCTGAACCGCACTTCCATGAATAAGTGTCAATGCCCCAATTAGCTGGCTCGCATCCGGAAAAGATACTTTC includes the following:
- a CDS encoding rhomboid family intramembrane serine protease, with the protein product MIIPYLYGILRFQKCPITWILFGLNVLVMISTMSDLNRAQDNLDKAFEDEYYISYQGHFYAEFINDNQAFYSPLMKSLSLKSLNGDEDKTKLLGNLALRSDKFLREAPSYPFKGDQVARGWWIEKFAELRKIQDGHPSFVLGLNSDHIGFEYWINYQFVHSGFSHFAFNMAFLFVFGCYLETLFGGLLVLIAYLGSGVMGAATFLIINGATGAPLIGASAAVSGLMALVCLLHWRVPVRCFYWLFIPVKGYSGFVNVPAWIIFFLWLATDLAGYFGSVPEFGGIAHTAHLGGQMSGAIIGGTLLVLGKLRLRLHRS